The Impatiens glandulifera chromosome 3, dImpGla2.1, whole genome shotgun sequence genome contains a region encoding:
- the LOC124929130 gene encoding uncharacterized protein LOC124929130 has translation MISLPNAKVLLLAGKKDRYSTTNSRMHLSKTYSIFRYKYYSSLFLTTNYNMYYHFALNPHLHFVLRPLTPKFVVSSSLTTLLTSANVVVAASAAGSGTVHGAVTSAITQVAVTAVAIASGACLSTKVDFLWPKPEEQPGSLVLDGVDVTGYPIFNDAKVEKAIAFARKAHHGQLRKTGDPYLTHCICTGKILAVLVPSTGKRAVDTIVAGILHDVVDDTCETLSSVEKEFGDDVTKLVAGVSRLSYINQYLRRCRRTNVNQSTISHEEANNLRVMLLGMVDDPRVVLIKLADRLHNMRTIYALPPSKAQAVAQETLAVWCSLASRLGLWALKAEMEDLCFAVLQPHLFCQMRAVLASMWNPYNKTKGSFGSSPIGHDSNIENETGVKVDGDTLSMKDLLQAVLPFDLFLDRRRRMNYLHNLQTSLIPQTKPKVVRDAGIALASLVACEEALERELFISTSYVPGMEVTLSSRLKSLYSIYSKMKRKEVGINKVYDARALRVIIGDKNGTLHGQAVQSCYSLLNIVHRLWIPIDGEFDDYIINPKPSGYQSLHTALQGPDNSPLEVQIRTQRMHECAEHGLAAHWLYKESDNKLVTVNGVDGSEMTASSSLSIDSEEQSTIKEDIFIKYSTLKVGHPVLRVEGSHLLDAVIVSLDEGGKQLLVAVSFGLEASEAVADRRSSYQIKRWEAYARLYKKVSDEWWCESGHGDLCTCLERYTLCRDGMYHKQDQFQRLLPTFIQIIDLTEHEEAEYRSVVSAVLEGKQIEPNSNSFYKKPSSNLDTGISIKIRLLRTMLQWEEQLRYNSGGKQDRNVSLGEVAIICWPNGEIMRLKSGSTAADAARRVGREGKFVSVNGQLVLHNTELKDGDIVEVRV, from the exons ATGATTTCACTGCCAAATGCGAAAGTGTTGTTGTTGGCAGGGAAGAAAGACCGATATTCAACCACGAATTCCAGGATGCACTTGAGCAAGACCTACTCTATTTTTCGTTACAAATACTACTCTTCCCTATTCCTCACCACTAATTACAACATGTACTATCACTTCGCTCTCAATCCTCATCTTCACTTCGTTCTTCGTCCACTTACTCCCAAATTCGTTGTCTCCTCCTCGCTTACCACCCTTCTTACCTCTGCAAACGTTGTCGTCGCCGCTTCTGCGGCGGGCTCTGGCACCGTTCATGGTGCCGTCACTTCAGCAATTACTCAGGTCGCCGTCACAGCTGTGGCTATAGCCTCCGGTGCTTGCCTTTCAACCAAAGTAGATTTCTTGTGGCCAAAACCCGAGGAGCAACCTG GGTCACTTGTGCTGGATGGAGTAGATGTAACTGGCTATCCAATATTTAATGATGCAAAG GTGGAAAAGGCAATTGCATTTGCAAGGAAAGCACATCATGGCCAACTTCGCAAGACCGGTGATCCTTATCTAACACATTGTATCTGCACTGGAAAAATATTAGCTGTCTTAGTTCCATCCACTGGGAAACGG GCTGTGGATACTATTGTGGCTGGGATTCTTCATGACGTGGTTGATGATACATGTGAGACTCTGAGTAGCGTGGAGAAAGAATTCGGTGATGATGTTACTAAGCTTGTTGCTGGAGTTTCCAGGCTAAGTTACATAAATCAG TACCTACGAAGATGTCGGAGGACAAACGTGAATCAGAGTACAATTAGTCATGAAGAG GCAAATAATTTGAGGGTGATGCTCTTGGGGATGGTTGATGATCCTCGCGTGGTGTTAATCAAGCTTGCTGACCGTCTTCATAACATGAGAACAAT TTATGCTCTGCCTCCATCTAAGGCTCAGGCTGTTGCCCAGGAGACTTTAGCTGTTTGGTGTTCTCTTGCTTCCAGATTAGGTCTATGGGCTTTGAAAGCTGAAATGGAAGATCTATGCTTTGCTGTTCTTCAG CCTCATCTGTTCTGTCAAATGCGTGCTGTCTTAGCCTCAATGTGGAACCCTTACAACAAGACAAAAGGTAGCTTTGGCTCTTCGCCCATTGGTCATGATTCGAACATTGAGAATGAAACAGGGGTAAAAGTAGATGGGGACACTTTAAGCATGAAG GATCTCTTGCAGGCTGTACTTCCATTTGATCTGTTCCTAGATCGAAGAAGGAGAATGAACTATCTTCATAATCTTCAAACTTCTTTGATACCTCAAACAAAACCAAAGGTTGTAAGAGATGCGGGAATTGCTTTAGCATCTCTTGTTGCTTGTGAAGAAGCACTTGAGAGGGAGTTATTCATATCAACTTC CTATGTACCAGGAATGGAAGTAACTTTGTCCAGTCGTCTGAAAAGCTTATATAGTATTTATAGCAAG ATGAAACGAAAAGAAGTTGGAATTAACAAAGTCTATGATGCCCGTGCTTTGAGAGTAATAATTGGAGATAAGAATGGTACTCTACATGGACAGGCCGTTCAATCTTGTTACAGTCTGCTCAATATAGTGCACAG GCTTTGGATACCTATTGATGGTGAATTTGATGACTACATTATTAATCCAAAACCAAGTGGCTATCAG TCTCTTCACACTGCATTACAAGGCCCTGACAACTCTCCTTTGGAAGTTCAAATAAGGACACAG AGAATGCATGAATGTGCTGAACATGGACTTGCTGCACATTGGCTCTACAAGGAATCTGACAATAAGCTGGTTACAGTTAATGGAGTGGATGGTTCTGAAATGACTGCGTCTTCATCACTTTCAATTGATTCGGAGGAGCAAAGTACTATCAAAGaagatattttcataaaatatagtaCACTTAAAGTAGGACATCCTGTACTGAGGGTGGAAGGAAGTCACTTGCTTGATGCTGTTATTGTCAG ttTAGACGAGGGTGGAAAACAGTTACTTGTTGCTGTAAGTTTTGGGCTAGAAGCTTCTGAAGCTGTGGCTGACAGAAGGTCATCTTACCAAATAAAGCGTTGGGAAGCTTATGCAAGATTATACAAAAAG GTTTCCGATGAATGGTGGTGTGAATCAGGTCACGGGGACTTATGCACTTGCCTCGAGAGGTATACACTTTGTCGAGATGGCATGTACCACAAG CAAGACCAGTTTCAGCGCTTATTGCCTACCTTCATTCAAATAATTGATTTGACGGAACATGAGGAAGCTGAATACCGGTCTGTTGTATCTGCTGTTTTAGAGGGAAAACAGATCGAACCAAACTCAAACAGCTTCTATAAGAAGCCAAGCTCAAACTTGGACACGGGAATAAGTATTAAG ATTCGTCTTTTGAGGACAATGCTTCAGTGGGAAGAACAACTGCGATACAATAGTGGTGGTAAACAGGATAGGAATGTTAGTCTAGGGGAAGTGGCGATAATTTGTTGGCCGAATGGAGAAATAATGAGACTAAAATCTGGAAGCACAGCTGCAGATGCTGCTAGAAGAGTAGGTCGTGAAGGAAAGTTTGTATCTGTAAATGGACAACTTGTACTGCACAACACAGAGCTCAAGGATGGAGACATAGTTGAAGTCAGAGTGTAA
- the LOC124929329 gene encoding uncharacterized protein LOC124929329 isoform X2: MKKSSSYKVADASDCCIGSIVWVRRRNGSWWPGKILGSDGLSASHLMSPRSGTPVKLLGREDASVDWYNLEKSKRVKAFRCGEFDDCIQKVEASLGLPPKKREKYARREDAILHALELEKEMIEKKYVNMEPLCIETGCEISDDEKKKSILPSEKHLRSRSGSEKQDLTAEEPLDVKKAALGDRIDSKDEVTPRTRNRLALGFRTNPTKRKLASCFVADGSQKIEADDRNKCVDRGKKSLRRRDRCLSPVPERKKTREAASISAEDDTETDTVGTKSLGLETDEDSARLSDDVLDPISSRSSDIQWQHRSTNNNNNNEHADLASGGDETSILTPGCIGMSKWKLKGKRNSRARGGNNLSKVSFPRIGGESFGPEESDSHKYNRLQSVTAKTMLIDDDTEQDGGNHDDDTNDWEESNWNQFLPSYGDGEYYLEDHHRHQHPSSSSYLLDIDLKVVQAAKSSSYQRQHVPLISLLSKLNGHAIIGHPIVVEPLENGSSELLEEMNNFTVPPPPPPPRPRPTKKLSRKVQKKMRLSSSSLSSSQKIKTLSSIGVGLKREEEEGLMKGVGGLTGVACIPVKLVFSRLHEELVG, translated from the exons ATGAAGAAGTCGTCGTCGTATAAGGTAGCGGATGCCTCTGATTGCTGCATCGGAAGTATTGTCTGGGTTCGCCGACGAAATGGTTCTTGGTGGCCTGGGAAGATACTTGGATCTGATGGACTTTCGGCATCTCATCTTATGTCTCCTCGATCGGGAACTCCCGTCAAGCTTCTCGGAAGAGAGGATGCAAGTGT TGATTGGTATAACTTAGAGAAGTCCAAGCGTGTGAAGGCATTCCGATGTGGAGAATTTGATGATTGCATTCAAAAAGTTGAAGCTTCTTTGGGATTGCCTCctaagaagagagagaaatatgcgCGTCGTGAAGATGCTATTCTTCATGCTCTTGAGCTTGAGAAGGAAATGATAGAGAAGAAATATGTAAACATGGAACCTCTTTGTATTGAAACTGGGTGTGAAATATCTGATGACGAGAAGAAAAAATCAATACTTCCTTCTGAAAAACATTTACGTAGTAGGTCTGGTTCTGAAAAACAAGATTTAACTGCTGAAGAACCTCTTGATGTTAAAAAAGCCGCATTGGGGGATCGAATTGACAGTAAAGACGAAGTAACACCTCGCACGAGAAACCGTCTGGCCTTAGGTTTCCGAACTAACCCTACTAAGAGAAAGTTAGCTTCCTGTTTTGTAGCAGATGGGTCTCAGAAAATTGAAGCTGATGACAGAAATAAATGTGTTGATCGAGGAAAAAAGTCGTTGAGGAGACGGGATAGGTGTCTTTCTCCTGTTCCAGAAAGGAAGAAGACAAG GGAGGCTGCCTCAATTTCCGCTGAAGATGACACTGAAACAGATACAGTTGGGACTAAGTCTCTGGGTTTGGAAACTGATGAAGATAGTGCAAGACTTTCAG ATGATGTACTGGATCCAATATCTTCAAGATCATCAGACATACAATGGCAGCACAGAAGCacgaacaacaacaacaacaatgagCATGCTGATTTGGCATCTGGTGGTGATGAAACGTCGATTTTAACCCCAGGTTGTATAGGAATGTCAAAATGGAAACTTAAGGGTAAAAGAAACAGTCGAGCAAGAGGTGGTAATAACCTCTCAAAAGTTTCCTTTCCTAGAATTGGAGGAGAAAGCTTCGGTCCTGAGGAGTCTGACTCGCATAAATACAACAGACTGCAATCTGTAACTGCCAAAACAATGTTAATAGATGATGATACTGAACAAGATGGCGGCAACCATGACGATGATACAAATGATTGGGAGGAATCGAATTGGAATCAGTTTCTTCCAAGTTATGGTGATGGGGAATACTACTTGGAAGATCATCATCGTCATCAACATCCAAGCAGCAGCAGTTACTTACTGGATATTGATCTTAAGGTTGTCCAAGCAGCAAAAAGCAGCAGTTACCAGAGACAGCACGTGCCATTGATATCATTACTGAGCAAGTTAAATGGTCATGCAATAATAGGCCATCCTATTGTTGTCGAGCCTCTGGAAAATGGTTCGTCAGAATTACTTGAGGAAATGAATAACTTCACTGTTCCtccacctcctcctcctcctcggCCACGTCCAACAAAGAAGTTATCGAGAAAGGTTCAGAAGAAAATGAGATTATCATCGTCGTCGTTGTCTTCTAGCCAAAAGATAAAAACTCTGTCTTCCATCGGTGTAGGACTGAAgcgcgaagaagaagaaggattgATGAAAGGGGTTGGAGGGTTGACAGGCGTGGCTTGTATTCCTGTAAAGCTGGTGTTCAGCCGGTTACATGAGGAGTTGGTTGGTTAA
- the LOC124929329 gene encoding uncharacterized protein LOC124929329 isoform X1, translated as MKKSSSYKVADASDCCIGSIVWVRRRNGSWWPGKILGSDGLSASHLMSPRSGTPVKLLGREDASVDWYNLEKSKRVKAFRCGEFDDCIQKVEASLGLPPKKREKYARREDAILHALELEKEMIEKKYVNMEPLCIETGCEISDDEKKKSILPSEKHLRSRSGSEKQDLTAEEPLDVKKAALGDRIDSKDEVTPRTRNRLALGFRTNPTKRKLASCFVADGSQKIEADDRNKCVDRGKKSLRRRDRCLSPVPERKKTSREAASISAEDDTETDTVGTKSLGLETDEDSARLSDDVLDPISSRSSDIQWQHRSTNNNNNNEHADLASGGDETSILTPGCIGMSKWKLKGKRNSRARGGNNLSKVSFPRIGGESFGPEESDSHKYNRLQSVTAKTMLIDDDTEQDGGNHDDDTNDWEESNWNQFLPSYGDGEYYLEDHHRHQHPSSSSYLLDIDLKVVQAAKSSSYQRQHVPLISLLSKLNGHAIIGHPIVVEPLENGSSELLEEMNNFTVPPPPPPPRPRPTKKLSRKVQKKMRLSSSSLSSSQKIKTLSSIGVGLKREEEEGLMKGVGGLTGVACIPVKLVFSRLHEELVG; from the exons ATGAAGAAGTCGTCGTCGTATAAGGTAGCGGATGCCTCTGATTGCTGCATCGGAAGTATTGTCTGGGTTCGCCGACGAAATGGTTCTTGGTGGCCTGGGAAGATACTTGGATCTGATGGACTTTCGGCATCTCATCTTATGTCTCCTCGATCGGGAACTCCCGTCAAGCTTCTCGGAAGAGAGGATGCAAGTGT TGATTGGTATAACTTAGAGAAGTCCAAGCGTGTGAAGGCATTCCGATGTGGAGAATTTGATGATTGCATTCAAAAAGTTGAAGCTTCTTTGGGATTGCCTCctaagaagagagagaaatatgcgCGTCGTGAAGATGCTATTCTTCATGCTCTTGAGCTTGAGAAGGAAATGATAGAGAAGAAATATGTAAACATGGAACCTCTTTGTATTGAAACTGGGTGTGAAATATCTGATGACGAGAAGAAAAAATCAATACTTCCTTCTGAAAAACATTTACGTAGTAGGTCTGGTTCTGAAAAACAAGATTTAACTGCTGAAGAACCTCTTGATGTTAAAAAAGCCGCATTGGGGGATCGAATTGACAGTAAAGACGAAGTAACACCTCGCACGAGAAACCGTCTGGCCTTAGGTTTCCGAACTAACCCTACTAAGAGAAAGTTAGCTTCCTGTTTTGTAGCAGATGGGTCTCAGAAAATTGAAGCTGATGACAGAAATAAATGTGTTGATCGAGGAAAAAAGTCGTTGAGGAGACGGGATAGGTGTCTTTCTCCTGTTCCAGAAAGGAAGAAGACAAG CAGGGAGGCTGCCTCAATTTCCGCTGAAGATGACACTGAAACAGATACAGTTGGGACTAAGTCTCTGGGTTTGGAAACTGATGAAGATAGTGCAAGACTTTCAG ATGATGTACTGGATCCAATATCTTCAAGATCATCAGACATACAATGGCAGCACAGAAGCacgaacaacaacaacaacaatgagCATGCTGATTTGGCATCTGGTGGTGATGAAACGTCGATTTTAACCCCAGGTTGTATAGGAATGTCAAAATGGAAACTTAAGGGTAAAAGAAACAGTCGAGCAAGAGGTGGTAATAACCTCTCAAAAGTTTCCTTTCCTAGAATTGGAGGAGAAAGCTTCGGTCCTGAGGAGTCTGACTCGCATAAATACAACAGACTGCAATCTGTAACTGCCAAAACAATGTTAATAGATGATGATACTGAACAAGATGGCGGCAACCATGACGATGATACAAATGATTGGGAGGAATCGAATTGGAATCAGTTTCTTCCAAGTTATGGTGATGGGGAATACTACTTGGAAGATCATCATCGTCATCAACATCCAAGCAGCAGCAGTTACTTACTGGATATTGATCTTAAGGTTGTCCAAGCAGCAAAAAGCAGCAGTTACCAGAGACAGCACGTGCCATTGATATCATTACTGAGCAAGTTAAATGGTCATGCAATAATAGGCCATCCTATTGTTGTCGAGCCTCTGGAAAATGGTTCGTCAGAATTACTTGAGGAAATGAATAACTTCACTGTTCCtccacctcctcctcctcctcggCCACGTCCAACAAAGAAGTTATCGAGAAAGGTTCAGAAGAAAATGAGATTATCATCGTCGTCGTTGTCTTCTAGCCAAAAGATAAAAACTCTGTCTTCCATCGGTGTAGGACTGAAgcgcgaagaagaagaaggattgATGAAAGGGGTTGGAGGGTTGACAGGCGTGGCTTGTATTCCTGTAAAGCTGGTGTTCAGCCGGTTACATGAGGAGTTGGTTGGTTAA
- the LOC124929331 gene encoding uncharacterized protein LOC124929331, which produces MMSSSTAVVAAGPSSSFTTRRSNNNNNNNGSPVAKQRITFHGLPIQDAKNSISSSNSLILLNNNNNKKNNNNNSSRRGLEISAKTAGASKNIEVEVDKPLGLTLGQKPGGGVVITAIDGGGNAAKAGLKTGDQVIYTSSFFGDELWPADKLGFTKTAIQAKPDSVYFVVARGGPNVDVKRLPKRPAPPRFGTKLTDAQKARATHICLDCGYIYTLQKPFDEQADGYVCPQCLAPKKRFAEYDVKTGRAIGGSLPPISVIIGLLVGIGGVAALLLYGLQ; this is translated from the exons atgatgTCTTCTTCGACTGCTGTGGTTGCAGCAGGGCCTTCCTCTTCTTTCACAACAAGAAgaagcaacaacaacaacaacaacaatggatCTCCGGTCGCAAAGCAGAGAATCACTTTCCATGGACTCCCTATTCAAGACGCCAAGAATAGcatctcatcatcaaattctCTCATTctccttaataataataataacaaaaagaacaacaacaacaacagcagTAGAAGAGGCCTGGAGATAAGTGCAAAAACAGCAGGTGCTTCCAAGAACATCGAAGTGGAGGTGGACAAGCCACTTGGTCTCACATTGGGCCAAAAGCCAGGCGGCGGAGTTGTCATCACT gcTATAGACGGAGGTGGGAATGCAGCAAAAGCTGGTCTAAAAACAGGAGATCAAGTCATCTACACCAGCAGCTTCTTTGGCGATGAGCTTTGGCCAGCTGATAAGCTTGGTTTCACCAAAACAGCCATCCAGGCTAAGCCTGATTCTGTCTATTTTGTGGTCGCCAGGGGTGGACCAAATGTTGATGTTAAAAGACTCCCTAAACGTCCTGCCCCTCCCCGCTTTGGCACCAAGCTCACAGATGCTCAAAAG GCCCGAGCAACACATATATGTCTTGATTGTGGATACATATATACACTACAGAAACCCTTTGACGAACAG GCGGATGGATATGTTTGCCCTCAGTGCCTGGCTCCAAAGAAAAGATTTGCAGAATATGATGTGAAAACGGGGAGGGCCATTGGCGGAAGTTTGCCCCCAATTAGTGTCATCATTGGTCTACTTGTTGGCATTGGTGGTGTAGCAGCCTTACTTCTTTATGGCCTGcaataa
- the LOC124931110 gene encoding uncharacterized protein LOC124931110 has protein sequence MSMATLPWNPILSSKPQTLNISSVRSLSYRHALSVHAFRRSDFEEFSSRLSSGDLWRDAWRRANDGFELFVYETKKTAERIDRRYSVSTRLSAAAESAFYRAKELDRDFELTQRWRNLTLDFSRNWPRYRKQLNGFLGTPLGRGFVTIFFLWFALSGWMFQFFIFAIWVLPFAAPLLISTVAKNFVVQGACPACKRQFVGYKTQTVRCTSCGNVVWQPQGGGGGDIFSRGKGRGGNSGSSKKSDPDIIDVEFEER, from the exons ATGTCCATGGCGACCTTGCCGTGGAACCCTATCCTCTCTTCCAAACCTCAAACTCTTAACATTTCTTCCGTACGATCTCTCTCTTATCGTCACGCCTTGTCTGTACATGCTTTTAGGCGCAGTGATTTTGAAGAATTCTCCAGTCGCCTATCTTCCGGCGACCTATGGAGAGACGCTTGGAGGAGAGCTAACGACGGATTTGAGTTATTCGTCTACGAAACCAAGAAAACTGCTGAGCGTATCGACCGCCGCTATTCCGTTTCTACACGGCTGTCGGCCGCTGCCGAATCCGCTTTCTACCGAGCCAAGGAGCTTGACCGTGACTTCGAGCTTACGCAGCGTTGGAGAAATCTTACTCTCGACTTCAGCCGCAACTGGCCGCGG TACAGGAAGCAACTCAATGGTTTCTTAGGCACTCCACTGGGAAGAGGCTTTGTT ACAATATTCTTCCTCTGGTTTGCGTTATCTGGATGGATGTTTCAGTTCTTCATATTTGCAATATGGGTACTTCCATTCGCAGCTCCTCTTCTTATTAGCACTGTTGCCAAGAATTTTGTGGTTCAG GGAGCATGTCCAGCTTGTAAGAGACAATTTGTGGGTTACAAAACCCAGACTGTGCGATGCACTAGTTGTGGAAATGTTGTATGGCAGCCGCAAGGAGGAGGAGGGGGAGACATTTTTTCGAGAGGTAAAGGAAGAGGAGGCAATTCCGGATCCTCGAAAAAATCAGATCCCGACATAATTGATGTGGAGTTCGAGGAGAGATGA